GCGCCGGTTATTTTTCCGCCCGCCATGTCGCCCGCATCGAAGTGAAGGGGCTGATCACCCAGAACGACGAGATGCGCCGGATGATCGAAGCAATCGGACGCGACGACAATGTCCGCGCGCTGGTGGTGAACATCGATTCGCCCGGCGGCACCGTGGCCGGATCCGAGGCGCTCTATCGCGCACTGCGCGAGGTTGCTGCCAAAAAGCCGACCGTCGCGGTGGTCGACGGCATGGCGGCATCCGGCGGCTATATCGCCGCGATCGCCACCGATCACATCGTGTCCCGCGAGACCTCGATCACCGGCTCGATCGGCGTCATCGTGCAGTTTCCCAATGTCGTACAGCTACTGCAGAATGTCGGCGTGAAGGTCGAGGCGGTCCGCTCGACGCCGCTGAAGGCGACCCCGAGCGGGCTGGAGCCGACGAGCCCGGAAGCGCTGGCGGCGCTGCGTGAGATCGTCACCGACAGCTATCAGTGGTTCCAGCGCCTCGTGAAGGAGCGCCGCGGCCTCGACGATGAACAGATGCGCGTGGCGTCCGACGGACGGGCCTTTTCCGGCGTCCGCGCCCGCGAGATGCGGCTGGTCGACACGATCGGCGGCGAGCCGGAAGCGCGCGGCTGGCTGGCCGACCGCGGCGTATCGCGGGACCTCGCCATCCGCACCTACCGGCCTGCCCGCCGCGGCTCGCTGCCCTTCGTCAATGCCGTGGCGGCAGCCGTGGTCGACGCCGTCGGCCTCAGCGATCTCGGCGAGCGGCTGCGCGCCTCGGCCATCGTGGCCGGCATCGAACGCTCGGCGCTTGACGGCCTCCTGGTCGTCTGGCAGCCTCCAACCCCATGATCCATTTCATGAAATTCAACCGGGGACGTGCCTTGCGCGCGCATCGTCGATGATCAAATCCGAACTCGTGCAGAAAATTGCCGAGCAGAACCCGCAGCTCTATCAGCGCGATGTCGAGAACATCGTCAATGCGATCCTCGACGAGATCGTGTCGGCGCTGGCGCGCGGTGACCGGGTCGAGCTGCGCGGCTTCGGGGCATTTTCGGTGAAAGCCCGTGCCGCCCGGGTCGGCCGCAACCCGCGCACCGGTGCGCATGTGGCGGTCGAGGACAAGGTCGTGCCCTTCTTCAAGACGGGCAAGGAAATGCGCGAGCGGCTGAACCGGGTTTAGCCGCGGAACCGGCTGAAAGGCGTCCGGCATGATCAAGAGCATCGTCAACTGGCTGGTCCTGGTGCCCGTCGCCATC
This portion of the bacterium YEK0313 genome encodes:
- the sppA gene encoding Putative signal peptide peptidase SppA; translation: MPLDTDAVLDRRQLRRKLTFWRVAAGLVAIAGLAAVGFFGARSAGYFSARHVARIEVKGLITQNDEMRRMIEAIGRDDNVRALVVNIDSPGGTVAGSEALYRALREVAAKKPTVAVVDGMAASGGYIAAIATDHIVSRETSITGSIGVIVQFPNVVQLLQNVGVKVEAVRSTPLKATPSGLEPTSPEALAALREIVTDSYQWFQRLVKERRGLDDEQMRVASDGRAFSGVRAREMRLVDTIGGEPEARGWLADRGVSRDLAIRTYRPARRGSLPFVNAVAAAVVDAVGLSDLGERLRASAIVAGIERSALDGLLVVWQPPTP
- the ihfB gene encoding Integration host factor subunit beta encodes the protein MIKSELVQKIAEQNPQLYQRDVENIVNAILDEIVSALARGDRVELRGFGAFSVKARAARVGRNPRTGAHVAVEDKVVPFFKTGKEMRERLNRV